In Panicum virgatum strain AP13 chromosome 5K, P.virgatum_v5, whole genome shotgun sequence, the genomic window AAGAGTTTACAACCAGCCCATTGTATTCCTGAATGAATCTGATCCCTAACAGGAAGTCGGCCATCAGATGCATCAAGCCTGTCACTGTAGCTCATAGGACGAAAAGGTGAATCCAGAATTTTTCTCATTGGTACACTTCAGTTCAAGCTTCTGAAATGGACTGCACATGATAAGACAGAAGAGTTTACACCAGCCCATCGTATCCCTTAGTGAATCTGCTCCCATGTCATTATGATTTGCAACAAAATAAATTGCAgaaaaatatttattacctgcTACTTGGATCATAATAAAAGCCACTAATGGATCCATCGCTACAAGAAAAGCAGACGTAGTAGAAACCAGCAATGGTTAACCCACAGTCAACTCCAACATTGACAAAATATTGCTCCTTCCATCTCTACATGCAGTATCCAAGAAATGGTAAATAAAATGATTatacataaataaataaaaaatttcaggCAAATAGGCAATGTCATACCATAAATATATGAGGATAGTTGCTAAGGTCTAACGACTTGCCACCATCTGTCTCAACCTGACTCTGCAGGAAAGGCATATAATGACTAATGAGAAACAAATCATCATAAAATTCATGATAATGGACAATTCCAAATTAGGTAACCAATTACCAGAAGAGGCGTAAATGATGGGAACTTGGACCAGTGTCTTATATCATCCTCTGGTCTACAAAATAGTAGAAGATGTTTTTGCAAGTAAGAATACAAAATGCTGTGAGACACCAGGACATATATAGGGATGGTATTAACATAAAACATAAACACTCACGATGCTTCCCATTTGCCAGTGAAAAATGTGTAATTTTTAGCATCTACTATCTCCCCCTCCCAGAATGTCACTACCTGTGGACAGACAGCCAATACATGAAGTTAAATTCATGAATCACATACTGAAAGAAAAACAAGGACATGCTAGAAGTTTCTCGTAGTAATCTTAAACAACATCATATTTCTGTATAACATTTCTTAAAATTCACTCTTACACTCTGGCAACACATGTATTGTAATTCCCTAGTTTGTAAACTCTATGGTGCACAAGGTGCACGATTGTTTATTCAGTAAACCTAATTAATCTTTGTATTGAATGCATAACATTAGATTTCAGAGTTGAAGTGGAAGAGCAAACAAGTTACTCACAGGTGTATCTGCTAATGGAACATTAAGCGCTTCCATTGTTCCACATAAATAACCCTGTTCAAGATCACAACCATGGATGCGCACATTAACTTTCCATGCTTCATCCTTCTGCAGACTTGAAACATTCTGAGTTCCAGCAAAACACTGAAAGAAAGATACAGGTGGGTTTGGTCACAGGACAACTCTTCAGGCTCAAAGATAAAGTTCAAAAAATGCTCATAAGCTGTACTTGGGTGGTACTGGTACGCAACAATACAAACGCTGTTTGCACAATTGACAGAAAAAAAACTATAACCTACGGTCCTACATCCCAGAACATCAAACAGAAACAGGAGGATAAGCAGAACTGCAGCTATCTGACAGAGCACATCCAACAACAGTCTGCCTTTCATTCCCAAGAAAACATAAGCAGCAGTTGCCTAGAACCATGTGTAGCAGCGATGAAGCCAAAAAGGAGAATTCCTATTTGCTTTCCAAGAGGACATGGTGGGAGATCGCAATTGATACCAAAGCAGCAACGAATATCAGCGACTTGCTTCTTATTGGATCACAACCTTTACAAGGATTCTGTTCTTAGGCTAAATATTCTAATAAGAACAAAAACACTTACTCTTCCGGCACTTAGGAGTGAACAACTAGGAGGAGACGGGTGTACAGAATTTGTCTCTTGGCCTGCAACGAGTATTTTAATCAGTATTCAGTATAGCAAGTTGAGCTATGGAACTCAGAAAACCATCACAGAGGTAGTCAAGGTTTTAAATTGCAAAGGAAACTTTTAATTCTACTAGAATTATTAGATATCCAAAAGGAGATGCTGCCAACATATTTTTAGATTAAATAGTTCTTCCAGAAACATTGTATCAATTTATTTTCTGACAACCAGTGATCAATACAGGATTAGCATAAATGGTGTCATGTTCTGGGCACATGATCTCATATGAACAGCAATCCATAATTTCGGGACGCCCAATGGCACATGAATGGCCAAACCTAGGCGAATATTAGAAAGACTAGATTATCAGGGGGAAGCTTTCCCGATGACATTGGAACCAGATTTCAAACACTTCCAAGGCTCAAAACATCATAACCTGCTCAAACCACTATCCCCACCTGACACTTAAATTTCGGCACAGTGTAAATTCTCCAAAGCAATAATCAACGCGGTGGAAAATGATTAGACGGAAATAAGTACCAAACTGAGGCCACGCAAACTCCACTAACTTAGGTCAATCTAGATCAGATCATCAGAAACAGCCTCGAATTAGAATCCGGCGAAATCGCATGACGTGGATCGATCCCAGGCTACTAAGAGATTAGGCTCCGATAAGATCTATCTAAACCTGGTTCACAGAGCAGACCGGATGCGCGCATAGCATATATGTCGGAAGAGATGGGAGGGGGATAGGGCCGTGAGGTGACCTGGGGAGGGCTGCGACGATGGAGTTGCGGTGTCCACCACCCTCACCGGcatcgcggtggcggcggcgggcgaggtcgccggcgacgaggaaggAGGAGGCTGCCTCGCGAGAAAGACGGTTGCGGTTCGCTGCCTCTTTCTCTTTCTGTTGGATGGGGACAATTTTGTTAAAGAGGGAAAATTGCAAAAATGTCCTTGTAAAGTATAAACCCACTTTTTTTTCAGTTTCAAGTTTATACCTGGATGAGATTTGTTCTTGAGAAAGTGTGTAAAGTCAAGCTCAAATTTTTGTGAAATCATCATCAATCTCTCTAAGACAAGAGTGTGGGTTTTACATCTTTTCCAGCATGGAAAATGGGAAATAATAGAAAGATATTTTCTAAGCTCTATCATTCACCTATGAAATGAAAGAAATAAATGGACAATCCAGTGTACGTGGGCCGGCACAGCGAGCCGAGGAAGTCTTTCTGACCCTGTCTCTACAGGAACTGGCGGCCCATGATCTTAAAAGTCCTTCCTATAAAAACTCGACCGGGACAACACCGTATTTtattaagagcaactccagtggaGTGACTAAATTTGAGTGACTAAAACTTATTTTAGTCACCCACTTTTCAAGTTTAGTCACTCAAAATGTAATCTCTACTCCAGCAGCACCGACTAAATAGACTAAAAAATAGTGGGTCTTACTTTTGGTagcctaagagcaactccagcagagCCTCTATTTGGATGACTAAACCCACATTTTagtcattttgctcaaaattccATCTCCAGCAGGGCTTCTATTTGGGTGACTAAAATGAGGGGGTGACTAAATTTCCTCTCCCACCCCCTCAATTTGGTCACCCTCTACTTAGGCTACCAAAAGTAAGGTCCACCATTTTTTAGTTTATTTAGTCGGTGCTGCTGGAGTAGAGACTCCATTTTGGATGACTAAACTTGAAAAGTGGGTGACTAAAATGAGTTTTAGTCACTCAAATTTAGTCACtccactggagttgctctaagtaGAGGGTGACCAAATTGAGGGGGTGGGAGAGGAAATTTAGTCACCCCCTCATTTTAGTCACCCAAATAGAGACCCTGCTGGAGATGGAAATTTGAGCAAAATAACTAAAATGTAGGTTTAGTCACCCAAATAAAAGTcccgctggagttgctctaagagaAATCAATCGCTGTCGAAATCCTATCCTAGTCAAGAACCTGGTCCAGGCCGGTGAGGGGAATTTTTGaaacttggattcaaatttGCTTCTACGGAGAGTCAAATATAGAATCTAAAAGAGTGCTACTAGACTATAGAGCCATCTAACCAACTCAGCTAGCTTAAAAATCCTCCATGATCTATCGTCATATCTGTTGGCTTGTTAGAAAGTCGCACATGGGGTTGCCGGCGCCAGATTAGATTTTCTCTAACGTTGGCGTAGCTACCCTCCCGGCCGTCGTGTTCACGTGGCAAACTAACAACCGAGTGTAACAACTCATAGCGAGGTTGATGCCCGTGGAGTTTATCGTTTATACACATCCTGAAGGAGGTAGGAAAAGCAAGGTAACAACAAGAACAGGTGAGGAAAGAGATGGAAATTAAATGACAGGACGTCCGGATAGGACGTGGAGATAACGAAGAAAGCAACGGCAAACATGTTGAAATAAACACACGCATGAAAGGGATACGTGCAGCAGAATCGTAGGCAAAAAAATCTCTCCCTCGCTCCAAAGAAAATCTGAAAGATTTGGCTTACCTGCACAACTTCCCATAATCGATAAAAGAGAAAGATATTCTTGTTACACTCCAGGATGATAGAGGGTAAAGTACGAGTAGTGTAACTTTCATAGAAATCTAATTTTCAATGTTCAGCTCTAAAGCCAAACACTACACAAACTCTCAAAGTACTCAATGCGGATAAAAAACAACTCCGCCTTGTCACCTTGATTTTCATCCTACATGGTGTTTGTGGGGCATGGTCTTGGCACCACCGTTTTCATAACAGTTTTCTTGACGTTTTGAGGTTGAAATATGGGCTCTGCTTTTAAAAGAGTTGTGTTAAATGCGAATGAGCGTAGCTCGGCTAGTGAGGTTTCTTGTGATGGAACCTTCCCAACCCTCGACTCGACATGGGTGCTTGCAATTTTCTGAATTTATTCTAGGATTTAATCGGTGATATTCTGTGACGTGCCCGTCAACAGCAAGGCACATATGGAGAGTTCATCAATCTTAAAGATTTGCCACCTCAATATTTTAGAGGTGCTCACAGGGACGAGGATacggtgtgtgcgtgtgtgtgtgagcATCTATATCGTGTTTTGTAGAAAAGGAGTTATTTTAAACCTGAAAATATTTCTTCAATTAAAACAACCTTTTGAAGTCCATCTAGTTTTTCCTGAACCAAATCTATTTATTTTTAGCTATGGCGAATATAATAAATTTTACATAGACACTGAAAAAATTAGATTAGCATTACTAGATCCATTATGAAAAATATTATGTATAGATTATAAGAACCATTAGTCAAACCTTATCGATTGTGTTGATCCAAAATGACCGAAATTTCCAATAGTAGTGAATACTCTCGTCATTTTGAATTACAAAGGATATTTCATTTTGTCAGGATAAATTTATGACTGACTGTTTTCTTACTTATACACTTTTCTAATAGAAAATTGATGTAGTTATATTGAAATTGAAAATACTTATGGTTTTGTATATGCAAAATAAAGTAATCGAGTCGTTAACAAAACAAATTTTGTCTTGTAATTCAAACTGGGGGATTAAATTATACCTTCAAGAAATATTAAGAAAAGAACTATGTTACATTTGGAAAAAAACTGATAAAAACAATTATTTGAACTGTGAAGTTTGTATTCAACCTTGACTTTATCACAAAAGTTCAAATTTTAACCTCCAAATTCAAAACCAACAGCTCATCATGTCAAAACCACAGCACATTAGCACAGTGTGGAGTTGAACAACACATATTATGGTTTTGGAGATAGAAGTTGAAAATCGAACTTTACCGTGTTAAGATAAGATTGTCCTACTAACTCATGCATATGAAACATGCTTGATAACTGTAACATGAAGGGTAGCCTATCTTTTCTTCCCCTGCTACTAGCTACTAGCTACCTACTACTCATCCTGCATTTGTTTTGCGCGGAACCTCTTGTCGCTGCCTGCTATGAATGAATCGCTTCCCTTGAGGGCTGAGGCACAGTGCATATGGCCTCGACGTGGCGCACCAGCTACCGTGCGTGCGTGACGAACTAGCTAGCCGCAGATGGATTATTATAGATAGAGATGCCGCATCGAGGGCGAGTGCTTTATCCGAGAGGTAGAGAAgcgccttgttcggctggcggATTCAGCCGGATTCAGCCAGccacaacagtatttttctctcatgcaaaatcagcccagccaccaaccaaccagccagccaacagtattttcctctcacgcgaaatcagccagccatccagccagccagccagccgaacaaagCGCTTCGCCTCAAGAAGACGAAAAGGACTGCGCAGCAACAGCATATATCCAGCAGACAAGCACAGAGCTGCAAGGACACAATCATGTCCACCTCCTTCGAAAGGGACGGCCCCGGCCGCCGGAACCTAACAAGGCCAACGTTCTTCACACATGTTGTGTTCGTCTCTATAAGTCTATATAGGTAGCCTATCGATTGGATCGAGGCGCACGGCTGCCGACACACAGATCACTGACCGAAAGGGGCAGCGTCGCCAGTCGATCGCCGCCCATGGGGATCCTCCGGCTCCTGCTGCcactcctcctgctcctgctgcccCCCGGCCTCCGGGAGTACTTCTCGCCGGCGATCAACCCCGTGCCGGAGCAGGATGGTAGTAGcagtgctgctgctcctgctcccggcggcggcgtcgtcctcCACCCGATGGTGCTGGTGCCCGGGTTGACCTGCAGCGAGCTGGAGGTGCGCCTCACGGACGCCTACCGCCCGACCCTGCCGCACTGCGGCGCCATGAAGGGCAAGGGCTGGTTCGGGCTCTGGGCCAACTGCTCCGACATCCCCGCGCACCACTACGTCCCGTGCTTCATGGAGCAGATGAGCCTCGTCTACGACCCTGCCGCCGGCGACTACCGGAACCTGCCTGGCGTTGAGACGCGCGTCCGCAACTTCGGCTCCTCGCGGGGCTTCCAGAGGAACCCAGAGCACACGTACGGTAGCTAGCTCTACCTGGAGCCTGGAACTGGAGGTCGAGCTCAAGCATACATATCGTGAACCCAGAGCATAAGCACACTGACTGCTCCTTAATTTGCTCGATCTTGTGCAGGGACTGGTGCTTCGAGATCCTCAGGAAGGAGCTGGAGAGGATCGGGTACCGCGACGGTGACACCCTCTTCGGGGCGACCTACGACCTCCGCCATGCCCCGCCGGTGCCCGGCCAGTCATCCGAGGTCTTCACCCGCTACTTCCGGCAGCTGACGCGCCTCATCGAGGACGCGAGCAGGAGGAATCAGGGCAGGAAGGCCATCCTCTTCGGCCACAGCTTCGGTGGAACGGTGGCGCTGGAGTTCGTGCGGAGCACCCCGATGGCGTGGCGAGACCGGCACATCAAGCACCTCGTCCTCGTCGCGCCGCTCCCGGCGGGAGGATTCGTCAAGACGGTGCAGTACTTCGCGTCCGGGTCGGATCTCCTCTTTGTCCCGGGAGTCGACCCGCTGACCCTCACCCTGCGGCCCATGTGGCGGACCTTCGAGTCCGCCATCGTCAActtcccggcgccggcggtgttCGGGCGCAAGCCGCTCGTGATCACCAAGGACCGGAACTACTCCGCCCACGACATGGAGGACTTCCTCGCCGCCACCGGttacggcgccgccgtggagccatTCAGGAGGCGGGTAGTCCCCAAGATGGGCTATTTTCAGGCGCCCATGGTGCCAACGACGTGCCTCAATGGGGTGGGGATCGAGACGCCGGAGCAGCTTGTGTACTGGGATGGCGACTTCGACGCGGACCCGGAGACGGTGAACGGCGACGGGGACGAGGACATCAATCTGGCCAGCATGCTGGCATTCGATGAGCAGATGCGCCAGCAGCCGGAGCAGAACAAGCTGTTCAAGACGATCAAGCTTCATGGAGCTAAGCACGGTACGATTGTGACGGAGGACTGGGCGCTGAAGAGGGTCGTGCAGGAAATCCTTGAAGCCAATCGTATCTAGGGCTCTAGGCGATCATAAAAGAAGAATCTATATAGTGGGCTAGCTAGATGATTGGATCTTTATTATCATCCAATTATCTGCAGTGTTTGGACTTGCACGCATAGTAAATTTCTTTTTGCTCGTTCGAATTCGCGAAAACATGATGCAGTAGTTCAGCTCTCTGTTGAGCCAGTACATTTGTTTTTGATCAAATTGCAGTTTAGCTCTTCCTGTACTCGTAGGATTGTCTTACCTAGCCCTAGCTTTTAACTTCTTGCagattatatatatttttttcatctTTATAAACGTGCAATTTCAAGGGGCCATGGATTAAGTAAAGAGTATTACATATGTTTGAGCCCATAAGAGGCTACCTTAGGTGACCCAGCGTTCTTGACTTTGCAACCAAATCAGGAGCAG contains:
- the LOC120706013 gene encoding glucose-induced degradation protein 4 homolog isoform X2; this encodes MPVRVVDTATPSSQPSPGQETNSVHPSPPSCSLLSAGRCFAGTQNVSSLQKDEAWKVNVRIHGCDLEQGYLCGTMEALNVPLADTPVVTFWEGEIVDAKNYTFFTGKWEASPEDDIRHWSKFPSFTPLLSQVETDGGKSLDLSNYPHIFMRWKEQYFVNVGVDCGLTIAGFYYVCFSCSDGSISGFYYDPSSSPFQKLELKCTNEKNSGFTFSSYELQ
- the LOC120706011 gene encoding lecithin-cholesterol acyltransferase-like 1, translated to MGILRLLLPLLLLLLPPGLREYFSPAINPVPEQDGSSSAAAPAPGGGVVLHPMVLVPGLTCSELEVRLTDAYRPTLPHCGAMKGKGWFGLWANCSDIPAHHYVPCFMEQMSLVYDPAAGDYRNLPGVETRVRNFGSSRGFQRNPEHTDWCFEILRKELERIGYRDGDTLFGATYDLRHAPPVPGQSSEVFTRYFRQLTRLIEDASRRNQGRKAILFGHSFGGTVALEFVRSTPMAWRDRHIKHLVLVAPLPAGGFVKTVQYFASGSDLLFVPGVDPLTLTLRPMWRTFESAIVNFPAPAVFGRKPLVITKDRNYSAHDMEDFLAATGYGAAVEPFRRRVVPKMGYFQAPMVPTTCLNGVGIETPEQLVYWDGDFDADPETVNGDGDEDINLASMLAFDEQMRQQPEQNKLFKTIKLHGAKHGTIVTEDWALKRVVQEILEANRI
- the LOC120706013 gene encoding glucose-induced degradation protein 4 homolog isoform X1 → MPVRVVDTATPSSQPSPGQETNSVHPSPPSCSLLSAGRCFAGTQNVSSLQKDEAWKVNVRIHGCDLEQGYLCGTMEALNVPLADTPVVTFWEGEIVDAKNYTFFTGKWEASPEDDIRHWSKFPSFTPLLQSQVETDGGKSLDLSNYPHIFMRWKEQYFVNVGVDCGLTIAGFYYVCFSCSDGSISGFYYDPSSSPFQKLELKCTNEKNSGFTFSSYELQ